A single region of the Lycium barbarum isolate Lr01 chromosome 2, ASM1917538v2, whole genome shotgun sequence genome encodes:
- the LOC132627457 gene encoding uncharacterized protein LOC132627457 encodes MMKLEGVMLPELRCKCLTLKLHVSKYNLYGIASLLQTSPLLKSLNIHIKSECGDPPCQLEQNYFAEVDNINLPSWIPNTVFPNLKNVKIVGCGAECLNKWSEGGFCKLYELSKFLLKNAVACQKFVIVAKRRKCWICSKSCMSRHLSRLAKKLLDTQRSSKNIVIIYQELA; translated from the exons ATGATGAAACTCGAAGGAGTGATGCTTCCAGAATTGAGATGCAAATGTCTAACTCTAAAGTTGCATGTATCGAAGTATAATCTGTATGGGATAGCCAGCCTTTTGCAAACCTCGCCTCTTTTGAAGTCACTCAACATACACATCAAATCTGAG TGTGGCGATCCCCCCTGCCAGCTTGAGCAAAACTATTTTGCCGAAGTAGATAACATCAATTTGCCGAGTTGGATTCCAAACACGGTGTTTCCCAATCTCAAGAATGTTAAGATTGTCGGATGCGGAGCAGAATGTTTGAATAAGTGGTCTGAAGGGGgtttttgtaagctttatgaactTTCTAAGTTTCTACTAAAGAATGCAGTGGCTTGTCAGAAGTTTGTTATCGTAGCAAAGAGAAGAAAGTGCTGGATTTGTTCAAAGAGCTGTATGTCCCGGCATTTATCACGATTGGCTAAGAAATTGTTAGACACCCAAAGATCATCAAAGAATATTGTGATTATTTACCAAGAGTTAGCATGA
- the LOC132627456 gene encoding putative F-box protein At1g49610: MDLRPCIKNGNCNLRDSMSSEVEEETLDDRISQLPDALLVQILSLLPTCDAVASCVVSKRWRYLWNSIHNFHFACYNKVENFVSLVDHVLIHSTCSKIKKFQLDLPYNSEWNFDSNINQWISFAVERKVEDVRLSSYEDVAFELPISMCTCSSLITLDWSSCVFDKESVIQWKSLKSLKLEYISIDDDDLAKILSGCPALENMELSFFNGFRRLEITSSNFKRLTLARYWCFYETLEDHLEIIAPYLQHLEILGGLEYLKCRLVNVSSLVNARLTFNITCIPNAEDGGCGDYHQDFSNLVQDYLQKLSHATDLTIGRWLAEVVFMLQLKGVSLPKLRCKCLTLEMYVTKYNLYGVASLLQTSPLLETLNIHLGHFGARFNDYRCQLELSYLAKADNINLLSWISNTVFPNLKNVKIAGCTVECLKRFGEGNDKLFELSEFLLMNALTLKKFVIVSEKRICGECSESCVSQYLSRLAKKLLDCPISSKKFVITYEESTLHD, translated from the exons ATGGATTTGCGCCCTTGCATAAAAAATGGCAATTGTAATTTGAGAGATTCAATGTCcagtgaagttgaagaagaaacccTAGACGACCGTATCAGTCAATTGCCAGACGCACTACTGGTACAAATTCTCTCTCTTTTGCCTACATGTGATGCGGTCGCATCATGTGTTGTCTCAAAGAGATGGCGTTATCTTTGGAATTCTATTCATAATTTCCATTTCGCTTGCTACAATAAAGTAGAAAATTTCGTATCTCTTGTGGATCACGTCTTGATTCATTCCACTTGTTCCAAGATCAAGAAATTCCAACTCGATTTACCTTACAATTCTGAGTGGAACTTTGATTCGAATATTAACCAATGGATTAGTTTTGCTGTTGAAAGAAAAGTGGAAGATGTTAGATTGTCTTCATATGAAGATGTCGCTTTCGAATTGCCTATATCTATGTGCACTTGTTCCTCATTGATTACATTGGATTGGAGCTCTTGCGTGTTTGATAAAGAATCGGTCATACAGTGGAAGTCTCTAAAGAGCCTAAAGTTGGAATATATATCTATAGATGATGATGATCTCGCGAAGATACTGTCAGGCTGTCCTGCTTTGGAAAATATGGAGTTGTCTTTCTTCAATGGTTTTCGTCGTCTAGAAATCACTTCTTCAAATTTTAAGAGACTAACGTTAGCGCGCTACTGGTGTTTTTATGAAACACTTGAGGATCATTTGGAAATTATTGCCCCGTATCTTCAGCATTTGGAGATTTTAGGAGGCCTTGAATATCTCAAGTGTAGGCTAGTAAATGTCTCCTCTTTGGTTAATGCAAGACTCACTTTTAACATTACATGTATCCCTAATGCCGAGGATGGCGGTTGTGGTGATTACCATCAAGATTTTAGCAACCTTGTTCAGGACTATCTTCAGAAACTGAGTCATGCAACTGACCTAACAATTGGACGGTGGTTAGCAGAG GTCGTGTTCATGTTGCAACTCAAAGGAGTGTCGCTACCAAAATTGAGATGCAAATGTCTAACACTAGAGATGTACGTGACAAAGTATAATTTGTATGGAGTAGCTAGCCTTTTGCAGACCTCGCCTCTTTTGGAGACACTCAACATACACTTGGGACACTTTGGAGCCAGG TTTAATGATTACCGCTGCCAACTTGAGCTAAGTTATTTGGCCAAAGCGGATAATATCAATTTGCTGAGTTGGATTTCAAACACTGTGTTTCCCAATCTCAAGAATGTTAAGATTGCCGGCTGCACAGTGGAATGCCTGAAGCGGTTTGGAGAGGGCAATGATAAGCTCTTTGAACTTTCAGAGTTTCTACTAATGAATGCACTGACTTTGAAGAAGTTTGTCATCGTATCAGAAAAGAGAATCTGCGGGGAATGTTCAGAGAGCTGTGTGTCCCAATATTTATCGCGATTGGCTAAGAAATTGTTAGACTGCCCAATATCATCTAAGAAGTTTGTGATTACTTACGAAGAGTCTACCTTGCATGACTAG